The Ranitomeya variabilis isolate aRanVar5 chromosome 7, aRanVar5.hap1, whole genome shotgun sequence DNA window CCTCATCCTCTATGAATGTTTAAGTCAAGTCTCTGCCCACCTGATTGATGCTCCTCAGcgtccttcctccctgctgctgagatctcacactgttcagtacaagctgcagcggtCAGTCAGGCCGGGTGGGCGCAGACTGAGAACACTTGGACTCATGACCTATTTCATAATAGCAGGACTcctaaaccggtttttacgtaccggtaataggattttacagagtccacgacagcacccacaacgagagaggggatccgcccaccttccggacaggaacctacaggttaaaaaggggcggcccccctcgccctccagtttgtgttccagagtacaagggataccgccaatgaatcagtacatgacaatattatcttaaacattactaaataccaccacctctatagagtgatctctaaggcacaccttccaacagagtgcaggaataagtaactaaatacgggggggaatgtatgggtgctgtcgtggactctgtaaaatcctattaccggtacgtaaaaaacggttttcctatcgccacgacagcacccacgagagactttcaaagactattaactgggagggaccacagcactaagtactgaacggccgaactgtaagctggaattagcagatagatcaaggcgatagtgcttataaaaggtggaaggtgatgaccaagttgccgccttacatatcatttcgatggggacatctgccttctccgcccaggatgacgccatggcccgagtggagtgcgccctgatgccttctggtggcgttactcccctggcagagtaggcaagacatatcgcttctctaatccaccTAGCGATAGAGTTCTttgtgacaccagaaccctttttctgattctggaaagaaataaaaagagccctactctgtctccagctttgagtcctatccaggtattctaatattgccctctttacatctagggtatgatattttttctcctcttctgaacctggattttcatagaaagatggtaaataaatctcctgacttctatgaaatttagttgctacttttggcaagtatgcaggatcaggttttaagacaatcttatcctggagaattattaagtagggaggatctactgacaacgcatgtatatcactgacccttctggcagacgttaatgctaaaagtagagctgtttttaaggttaaatttttaatcgaaatagaGTTTAATGGCTCAAAAGGAggttcagtcaacgcctcaagcaccaaattgaggtcccaagggggtattcttacaatatggattgggttagaacgctgacatgccttaataaacctagcaacccatctattaccagctatatcactgttgtatagagctcccaaggctgaaacatgaactcttagagtgttgactgctaaacccaattcccagcctttctgaaggaattctaaaatggctgaaatcggagcattatctcctaatggttactgataaaacataaggaattttttccaaattttcgtaTGGATGTTAGTAGTAACttccttcctgcttttcaataaggtagctattaaagcatcggagaaccccctctccttcagaagctccctctcaagttccatgccgttaagtgaagagtctccaaatttggatgacgaaatggacccTGAGAGAGGAgttccggaaccactggcaacacccagggatcggtcacagacattgttttgaggagagaaaaccaaggcctcctgggccagaagggggcgattaaaattactttggctccttcctcccggattttcttgagaactatcggaattagacacataggggggaaggcatatgctagctggaagtcccaacggacgcgaagggaatccactatgaatggttggtctgctatgtgtaaggatgcgaacctcctgaccttcctgttctccctcgtagcaaacagatctattatcggcaatccccacagattgactatttgattgaatatgtgttggtctagggaccactctccctgacgaagggaatggcgactgaggtagtctgcttctatattgagttccccctttatatgaactgccgacagagatTGAAAGTGGTTCTCGGCtagagacaatatctgtgctgtagtgatcattagggatcgtgaccttgttcctccctgatgattgatgtaggccaccacagtcatattgtctgtctgtatcTGTACGTGCGAATTCCTCAGGGAAGGTAGTAAGCAAAGAAGAGCCTGGTTGActgcagccagctctcttaggtttgaggaattTTGGGACTCTCGaattgaccaacgcccctgggttagaatgtctcccatatgggctccccaatCGAACGGACTGGCATCCGTTGTAACCACGTTGTCCGGAATGATGGTCCAGAGAACTCCTTTTGACAAATGTGCtagattgagccaccatctgaggtcgtgaagagtggcCGGTGATAGACTGAACTTTATgctcagagcaccgtgaagatctttttctgcttgaagaacttcgtattgaagcattcgggtgtgagcctgagcccatctcaccgccgatatacacgcagtcaaagatcctagaagagacactgcgtctcttaaacttaagtttggagctttccttactgccgtgatcctctgaatgatcttctgcttcttttcttctggtaggaaggatgactgATTTTCTGAGTCTAGAAGGACTCCTAGGAACAATTGATGtcttgtgggttctagttttgacttttcccagttgattatccatccgagttcctgtaaggatgatattatggcatttaccctagacgtacactgagcaattgaatttccaattattaaaaaatcatctagatagggcactgcaagggtttctttttccctgacatgggccattacttctgacacaatttttgtaaaaattcttggtgccatggacaggccaaagggcattgctaaaaattggaaatgtttaatctgatggtttacccatactgccatcctgaggaattgctggtgatttctgtgaactggaagatggtaatacgcatcctttAGATCCAAgactgacatgtagcacctaggaaacaaaagcttagctgttgatttaatggattccatcttaaaagcgtggtaccgaagatatttattcaatttacgtaaatttatgatggtcctaaaggacccatcaggcttagagatcaaaaacagcggagaataaaagccagtcttctcctgatgttttggtacttcttcaataactcgctttgtAAGCAATTATTGAATCTCTAGTTCTAAGAcctgttgttgggccggagtaTCTAGTGATGTTATAATAAAATGATTTGGGGGggttctcaaaaattctaattttaatcctgactcgactacccccattatccaggcactagaagTTATTCTTTGCCATTCTTCTGAGAAGAActttagtcttccccctactggcagATTTGTCTTATCTGTAATTACGTCTCcttcttgagaaagatgaagggtttttatagtatccacctttcttcttttgatccgacgtctcccagtcacgattatacccctgctggtctgactggaattttctgaagggtatgcgtctccggaaggcattcctaaaagtgggattaaatgctttaggaaatcccttctttctgtcctctgcctttgcaaggatgtcatccagcaccgggccgaataagtactcacccctacatggaatggagcataatttggcctttgcctgagcatcccccttccaggtctttagccaaagtgcccgtcgggctgcatttgagagccccgccgatcttgcagccaatttcagggagtcaatcgaggcatctgccagataagccgctccttctctgacTTGAGACAGGGAGTTCAATAATTTATCCCTAGGTGCtttagctttaagctgttcttccagctgagtcacccagaccatgatagatcttgccgtacaggtgcctgcgattgcgggcttaaaggctccagatgatgcttcccacacttttttaaggagcatgtcagcctttctgtctgagggatctttaaggAGTCCCACATCCTCTAAAGGTAGCGAGGCTGTTTTTGAGGTAGATGCTACTGCCGCATCCACCTTCGGGATTTTCACCCACTGGGATAAGGTCTCATCTTCAAAGGGGTACCTCCTTTTTGCGGCCGAGGGTAAGAACCCCTTGTCCAGCTTGTCCCACTCTCGTCTtaccagatctttaatggtatctaccacgggaaaagctttgcgacttctctggcttagtcctgcaaacatgatctcctgggttgtttttgGCTCCTTACTTTCTGCCACACCCATAGTTGCCCGGACTGCCTTGATTAAAGTCTCCATACTGTCAGTGGAAaagcaaggccttccttcctcatctgaggagggTGATGACGAACTCTCTGAGCACTCGCCCTCTTGCAATgaagggctggaatcggatattattTCCATACCACTCTTCTCATGCCGTTTAATTTTAAGGGACGATTttatttcttccctaattacttccctcaaatccgatacacggaggggggGCCTCTTCTTCTAATGTACGGCATATACATAACTGACATAATTTTTTTGaataggtgtcaggtagtggctccgtgcataacgCACACTGCTTATGTTTGGACTTCGAGACCTTTTTCCCCTATATAGAAAAAGCATAATATAGAAGACAGTTGTATCAGCCAATGGGTCAGATATCAAACTCACCACCGCTGATGACaaatagagtaccggtttctgagggggtgaggtgcgccgtgacgtgccagggtcctgctgcccgcgtgccacatccCCACAacgagatctgctgctgctcctctgTTCTCCTaactgtcggtgttcggcgtctcctgtggaagacatgttgccgcacaccactcaccaagcgctgccttcttttcaaaggtcccgcgctcttcctcccggcctcctccggaagtcgttgAATCACTTCCGGGTTACaagcgccgacctgctcctgcagcgtcgcgtGCACGTGGACGACCCGGGGCGGCGTGCCTTCCCCCGGAAACGCCACCCATCGCTctttgccagacgaggggggaagctggacacaggacttcccccgacgctgcttccgggcccccgactctgccgttctcacctggacaccgcagaggcttggcggacccgggtaagctatgaaactgtaggctcccgccgtccggacaggaacccaaaactggagggcgaggggggccgcccctttttaacctgtaggttcctgtccggaaggtgggcggatcccctctctcgttgtgggtgctgtcgtggcgataggaaaaatacTCATCCTAAGATCAAAAATATAGAGTCTGTATGGCAAGGATtttcaaaataagtacaccagccttatcCGGTCTAAGATAGGTTTAAAAATGtatacagtttgtattgtgaaatctggtgacagatcctttTTAGATCACATATTTGTGGTCATGCGACCGCCCACTCCCGGCATCAGTGAATCCTGAGCGTGCACAGTGCCTGCTGAGAGgatacaaaagtctgcagtcacataaagtgactgcagactaacACCAAACCTCAACAGCCCTTTTAATATTGTAGCCTGGTGTTGGTGAATATAGATtcctttttctgtgatgttttatgAATTTTATTTCCTTTTTGGTGAGTTACTTATACATTCTCTTACACTGACTGAGCTCTTGTATCCTCAATAAGGTTCAGTTCTCTTGCTAAAAAAGAGCGATCCAGAGGGACGTCAGATAGACCAgattctgcaaaaaaataaaaaacaattatatatatatgcaCTACTTGGAAACAAATATAACTTAGCATGTGACAGTTTATGTAAAATCTATCTATCAACATTTTATAATTaatgaaaatggggaaaaaaaaatacttATGCAGCTGTGATGCGAATATAAAAGTGCAGCACTTATGGCCTCCTCTCTGCAAGGAACGTAAATCACTAAGGTGTTAGCCCGCTGCCAGAGGGTGAAATGATGGCCGTACCTGCAGATAGAACAGATGACGTGTGCTTATATTTATTAAACTCGAGATACTCTCTGATCATTTCATTAATCAGGAGATTTTCATGTGACAGCTCAGGTCTAGGTTCGCTCTGGTCATTCAGTGCGGCAAACACTTCGGCCCGCACCCGAGCCTTGAGCTGTCCTAGCACTCCTCTTTTATCCAACGTATCtgtcaaaactaaagaagaaaataagatGTAAAATAAAACCAAGTATTACATCTAAAATACCTTTGTTATATTGGATGTGTGTAACAAAAATAACACAAATTCATTTTAGTCTGTGCAGCAAATCCACAGACAAGCACAGGTATGGAGAGAGGCCATTCATAACTATATTAAAGGTCTTCTCTGGGGAAACATCTATAAACATGATAATAACAACTTGTTGATCCGTGGGGGTCCGACCacaatctgcacggttcagtgaacacatgcggattcacctacgttcaatagacggcagcgctttgcccacagcgaacatgtgctgcgtccaaagcgctgccacttccggatcaagCGCACAGACCCAAAAGGTTTTTTTAGTActattgatattgatgacctatacttgTAAAAAGGTCATTAATATTAGAATAGTGGGGGTCCGGCACCAAGCACCCATCCAGCAGTGGTTACCAGCTCCAGCAGTGGTCAGATGTGGAGCGTAACAGTGAACACAACACTGTTTAGTGGCCGTCTCTTTAGGTAATAGGAGCTTATCTGAGTACAAGGAGGCATTCAGCAGAGTACCGAGCTGTGGTGTTGATACTGATAACAGCAGCACAGAAGGTGTCAGATCTCTACTGATCAAATATTGATCACACATCCTATGAATGGGTCATTAATgtaatgataggttccctttaaatggatttGATTCTGTCACTTTTTTTGCTCAGAAATCCTGCAAATTGGATTCCTACAACACCGTTATATCCTCAAGAGGTGTCCCTGCGTACTTTTGAAACTGTGTTTTATACATGTCCCACTCTGCATGTGAATTGTGTGGTCTGGTCCCATCCAGATTATGATTTGGTGCCTTCAATTGTCGCCTCTTCTATCTGTATGAAAGGGGATGATGTCTCTGTGTCATCCATACAGTGCCGGAAGTCTCGCTCCAGCGCAAGGCATCAGAGAtcgacagtagcgtagctaccgggggtcagagggggcggtcgcccagggccccgtgctctgagggggcccacccagagctacgctactgtaactgcgtgCGCCAATACAATTACATTCACTGCCACTCGGctgctatgggcccctgagcaggtgggagggcccctgtgccagcagtgggccccctgcccgtcATTGCTGGGTCAGCTATAGGGCACCCCCTATAGcgctatgctccttctcccatcatccccctgtcagcatctggcgtcaccgacgccaacactgacagcaggcgcaatgacgtcactaaccagcgcccgctgtcaggagatgagtgggCACTCAGAGCTGCGGAGAAACCagaaagaagagaggtgagtatttattttttatgggggttgccttatattacagggtctgcctataggggtgctgccttatactacagggtctgcctataggggtgctgccttatactacagggtctggctaTATGGGATGCTGCCTTAGACTACAGGGTCTGgtatagggggtgctgccttatactacagggtctggctatagggggtgctgccttatactacagggtctggctatagggggtgctgccttatactacagggtctggctatagggggtgctgccttatactacagggtctggctatagggggtgctgccttatactacagggtctggctataggggtgctgccttatactacagggtccgcctataggggtgctgccttatactacagggtctgcctataggggtactgccttatactacagggtctgcctatggggtgctgccttatactacagggtctgcctatggggtgctgccttatactacagggtctgcctataggggtgctgccttatactacagggtctgcctataggggtgctgccttatattacagggtctgcctataggggtgctgccttatattacagggtctgcctataggggtgctgccttatactacagggtctgcctatggggtgctgccttatattacagggtctgcctataggggtgctgccttatattacagggtctgcctatagtggtgctgccttatactacagggtctgcctgtggggtgctgccttatactacaaggtctgcctatcggggtgctgccttatactacagtctctgCCAAAATGGGTGCTGCCCTgtgctgcagagtctgcctatgggtgctgccttgcgctatagagtctgcctatgggtgctgccttgtgctatagagtctgcctatgggggtgaattatactatatggaggcttacggggagtgcattatactatatggaggcttacagggagtgcattatactatatggaggcttacggggagtgcattatactacatttaggacgatctggtgctttatactatatggaggctatctaggggggcatcatacagtgtggacattacagtgaaggggccatcaaacagtttggaggctactaaggggtcagtatactgtgtgggtggtactatacagagagggggcattatactgtgtataagggcgcattatgctgtgtataggggagctgtacggggggagactcgggacaaaaTGTTATTAAATGTAAAATGGGCACTTCTggctataggggaactcaggttactgtgactgtcaaaggggcacacagggcattgttactttctagggggcaaaatgtgggcactgttttctagggcacttgcacccggcattactatattatagaggggtgctttagaatttagagggcacagagaaccacacagcaggtgcagtaatagcgacacatgtggcagcaacggctcagtattgcggtatcacgtgcagtaatagggacacatacggcagcagcggcttagtattggggtatcaggtgcagtaatagggacacatacggcgccagcggctcagtattggggtgatgGGGCTggcatatgagaagtgaaatgtgtctttgttgttttctctgtagacgagtcctggctggaagaagttgtcatatcggtctgggccagatggaaaagatgggaaaagtgaacgactccatcagaaagaacgtcagcggtaagtcattatctgtaactgtgcagtgatctcttatatgttctgcaggactggtatctaccactgaccatatggcggtaatatccatcttGGTCTTTATATAGGAGATTATCTTCAGCAACagagcggtcatctgctgaggttctcctccagtattagggcgcgtcaccgagttgtaatcaaggttggttaggggcccactcagaagcttcacccctcCCCcaactgaaaccctagctacgcctctggagacCGACAGTGCGAAGCCATGTAATGAGGCGATGCAGGCTGCTCCCTGGCTGTTTAACTGGCAGAGTGAACCATGCAGCCCTCCAGCTCCACTGTGCAGCCGCACTACTTCCAGCACCACATAGATGACAGAGACGTCATCCACTTCCATACAGACAGAAGAGACGGTGATTGAAGGGACAGGATCATAATCTGGATTCTCCCATTGGACTGGACCACACAATTTACATGCACTGCGGGACATGTATAAAACACTCTTTCAGAGCTATGCATTGGCACCTCTGAGGATATAAAGAGGTTGTAGAAACCCCATCTACATGGTTTAAAAGCCAAAACTTGTGACAGTTTACCTTTAAATAGGGCAATAGATCGAGATAACAGATCTGCTTTAATAGGTAATTACTAATATTACAAGTTAATAGTTAAAACCTCTCCAGGGAATCTCTGTGGGTCTCCCCACTGATTCCAAGAACAAAGCTCTGAAATGCCCCCCTCTGAGCAGAGGCCGAGCAGGTGCACCCCCACTACAGCCTTTCTCTATGGGAGACCACTGTACTCTGCCACAGCATTCCCGGCCTCTACTCCATTATGATGGGGATTTTCAAAGTCCTGTTCTTAGGATCAGACCCCCAGTGGCCCGCGGGATCAGAGACCCCCAGTGGCCCGCGGGATCAGAGACCCCCAGAAGCCCGCGGGATCAGAGACCCCCAGAAGCCCGCG harbors:
- the CEP20 gene encoding centrosomal protein 20 isoform X4 is translated as MRSREAGTVAVATEGVMATVSELRAVLTDTLDKRGVLGQLKARVRAEVFAALNDQSEPRPELSHENLLINEMIREYLEFNKYKHTSSVLSAESGLSDVPLDRSFLARELNLIEDTRAQSV
- the CEP20 gene encoding centrosomal protein 20 isoform X1, which codes for MRSREAGTVAVATEGVMATVSELRAVLTDTLDKRGVLGQLKARVRAEVFAALNDQSEPRPELSHENLLINEMIREYLEFNKYKHTSSVLSAESGLSDVPLDRSFLARELNLIEDTRAQSVPILYGLLAHFLHAHREMPCPSALGQSSKRQTHAEYSANRTAKGAHLEPTDKMQPSSSDSYVPQGAHR
- the CEP20 gene encoding centrosomal protein 20 isoform X2 is translated as MIGLFMELTDRWRRVLKVLTDTLDKRGVLGQLKARVRAEVFAALNDQSEPRPELSHENLLINEMIREYLEFNKYKHTSSVLSAESGLSDVPLDRSFLARELNLIEDTRAQSVPILYGLLAHFLHAHREMPCPSALGQSSKRQTHAEYSANRTAKGAHLEPTDKMQPSSSDSYVPQGAHR